The DNA segment TATTATGAGGATTTTCTTACTGGCTTTTTGGTGGATCCTTCGGTGCCAACTACTTGGGGGCGGCCTGTAGGACTACTGGTTTTACCGGACGGAAGCCTGCTGTTTACAGA comes from the Cyanobacteriota bacterium genome and includes:
- a CDS encoding sorbosone dehydrogenase family protein, which produces YYEDFLTGFLVDPSVPTTWGRPVGLLVLPDGSLLFTEEANNRIYRVQYGQ